The genomic region ACCGGCAGCTCGCCCCAGGCCCCCGAGGCGTATGCCGGCGACCGGTGCACCGGCACCGGGTAGTGGATCAGCGTGCCGATCCCGGCCGCGGTCAGCCGCTCCTGCACCGACTCGCGGTGCTCACAGCGCACCACGAACAGGTGCCACACCGGTTCCGCCCACTCCGCCACCACCGGCAGCGCCAGGCCGTCGATACCGGCCAGCTCGCGCAGGTACCGCTCGGCGATCTGCTGCCGCCGGGCGTTCCAGCGGTCCAGCACCGGCAGCTTGACCCGCAGCATCGCGGCCTGCAGCTCGTCCAGCCGGGAGTTGGTCGCCTGGATCTCGTGCTGGTACTTCACCCGCGACCCGTAGTTGCGCAGCAGCCGCAGCTTGTCCGCCAGCTCGGCCGAGGAGGTCACCACCGCGCCGCCGTCGCCCAGCGCGCCCAGGTTCTTGCCCGGGTAGAAGCTGAACCCCGCCGCCAGCGAGCCCGCGCCGACCCGGCGGCCCTTGTACCGCGCGCCGTGCGCCTGCGCGGCGTCCTCCACCACGTGCAGCCCGTGCGCCGCGGCGATCTCGCCGAGGGCGTCGATGTCCGCGGGCTGGCCGTACAGGTGCACCGGCATGATCGCCTTGGTGCGCGCGGTGATCGCCGCCTCGACCTGCTTCGGGTCGATCAGCTGGGTCTGCTCGTCCGGCTCCACCGGGACCGGCGTGGCGCCGACCGCGGAGACGGCCAGCCAGCTGGCGATGAAGGTCGCGCTGGGCACGATCACCTCGTCGCCGGGGCCGATGTCCAGGGCGCGCAGCACCAGCTCCAGCGCGTCGCAGCCGCTGCCCACGGCCACGCAGTGCTCGGCCTCGCAGTAGGCGGCGAACTCGGCCTCGAAGGCGGCGAGCTCGGGGCCCAGCAGGAACCAGCCGGAGTCCAGCACCCGGCGGTAGGCGGCGTCCAGACCGGCGCGCAGTTCCTCGTGCGGCGCCTTCAGGTCGAGAAAGGGAACGGTCATCAGAGTTTCCTGGCGTCGCGCTGGAAGTCGGCGTACTCGCGGTAGTAGTCGGCCTCGTCGTAGTGCGTGGAGGCGAGTACCAGTCCGACCGCGCCGGGGGAGAAGTTAATCAGGTTCCGCCACACCATCGGGCCGACGTAGAGACCGCGACTGGGATTGTCCAGGTGGAAACGATCCCGGTACTCGCCGTCGTCGACGGTGATGTCGAACTTGCCGTGCACCGCGACGATCAGCTGTTCCAGGTTGCGGTGCCCGTGCGCGCCGCGGATGGTGGTCGCGGGCAGGTCGTACAGGTAGTACACGCGCTTGATGTCGAACTTGATCTCCTTGCCCGCCTCCACCACGCACAGGTTGCCGCGCGGGTCGTTGTGCTCGGGCAGATCGACCATCCGGCAGGGTTCGACCTTGCCGACCAGAATTCCTTCTTCATTTTTGTAGGCGGGCATGACAACCCCCAGGGGTCTCGCCGCACAATGCGACGGCGAATGAACGGCGAATTGATTCCGGAAAATCGTAGGACGGGGATCCCCCCTACTTCTAACCCCTACGAGCCCCTAAGAACCCATTCGCCGTCCCGCCACCCCTGACGGTTTATGCACTAACCGCCGCGTCCGGACTGTGCAGTCCCGCCGGTAGGTCAGCCCGCCGGGTCACGTTGAGCTTCTTGTACACCCGGGTCAGGTGCTGCTCGACCGTGCTGATCGTGATGCACAGCTTGCTGGCGATCTGCCGGTTCGTGTGTCCCTGCGCGGCCAGCGCGGCCACCCGCTGCTCGGCGTCGGAGAGCGCGGTCATCCGGTCCGCGTCCACCTCCACCGGGGCGGGCGGGACCTCGGCCTCGACGCCGGCCTGACCGGGCACCAGCTCCTCGCACAGCGGCGACGCCTGGCACTCCCGCGCCAGGTGCCAGGCCCGGCGCAGGGTCATCCGCGCCTGGGTGGAGTCCGCGTCCAGCTGCGCCCTGCTCAGCTCGCCGAGCGCCCTGGCCAGCTGCAACCGGTCGCCACCCGCGCGGGAGAGCTCGACCGCCTCGGTGAGCAGCTGGGTGCGCCGGTGCGGCTCGCTGATCGAGGCCAGCAGCCGCAGCGCGACCCCTCGGATGCGCGGCCTGCCACCGCAGTCCATGGCCAGCTGCTCCTCCAGCAGGGCCCGCGCCTCGTGCTGCTTGCCCAGCCGGATCAGCACCTCGGCGGCGTCGCTGCGCCACGGCACGAACGAGGGGCGGTCCATGCCCCACTCGGCCATCAGCTCCCCGCACAGCCGGAAGTCGCCCAGCGCCGCGTAGAGCCGGTCCGCGGCCAGGTGGCAGCGGCCGCGCGCGGAGAGGTACTGCAAGCCGAAGGTCGACTCCAGCATCGCGTCCGGGGTCGGCAGGTTGAGCAGTTCCTCGGCCTCGGCCAGCTTGCCCATCTCGGTCAGCGCCACGATCAGGCTGCCAAGGGGACCCCCTACCGCCACCCCCCAGGTGTGCGGGGTGGTGTGCCGCAGCGCGGCGCGGGCGTGCAGCTCGGCGCCGGGCAGGTCGCCCTGGCGCAGCGCCATCGCGGCCCTGGCCGAGGCGAACATGGCGTGCCAGCCCGGCGCGTTGCGCTCGGCCGACTCGGCCAGCAGGGCGTCCGCCCAGGGCAGCGCCTTGTCCAGCCGGTCGGCGAAGTAGAGCACCATCAGCGCGGAGACCAGCGCGTCGAAGGTCTTCTCGGACAGCCGGGAGCCCTGCAGCACCTGCTCGGCGTCCATGATCGCGGTCTCCTCGGGACCGTCCGCGATCACCCGGCGCAGCGCCAGCCCGGTCTGCAACCGCGGATCCCGCACCGCGCCAAGGGAAATCGCCTCGGGCGTCAGCTCGGCCTCGGGCAGCCTGGACAGCAGCGGCGGGTGCATGCTGTACATCCACTCCCGGGTGACCGCCAGCTCCAGCGCGGTCTGCCGGTCGGTCTGCCCGACCGTCGCGCTCAGCTGGTTCAGCGCCTCGGCGGCCTCGTCGTTGCGGCCGTGCAGCAGCAGGCAGCGCACCGAGGTCAGCGCGTCCCTGGTGTTCAGCGTGCCCTTGCGCAGCGCTTCGGTCAGCTCGGCCAGGTGCCGGGCCACCACCGCCGGGTTCGCCCTGCGGGCCAGGCCCACCAGCATCATCCGGATGGTCGCCCGGTTCTGGTCGTCGGTGCTGCTGCGGTGCGCCAGCTCCAGGCACTCCACCGCGTACTCCACCCGGTCCTCGGTCAGCGCGTGCTCGCCAGCGGACCAGAGCACCTGCACCGCCCACTGCCCGCTGATCCGGCCGGCGGCCAGCAGGTGCTCGGCGATCGGCGCGGGCGGCTCGCCGGCCAGGTGCAGCCGGTGCGCGGCCCGCAGGTGCAGCTCGGCGCGGTCGGCGGCGGACAGGTCGGCCAGCACCGCGGCGCCCACCGCGGGATGCCGGAACCCGCCGCGCCGGGCCAGTCCGGCCCCGAGCAGGGTGTCCACCGCCTGCGACACCGTCTGCGGCGGCAGTTCCAGCAGCCCGGCCAGCGGCTCGGTCTCGGTGTCGCCGAGCACCGCGATGCCCTGCGCCGCCCGCAGCAGCGACGGGTTGCTGCGGTGCAGGCAGGCCAGCACGGCCTGGCTGAACGCCTCGCCGACGCTGAGCCCGCCGGGGGTCAGCGCGGAGTGCTGGTCCTCCACCAGCGCGCGCACCAGCAGCGGGTTGCCGCCGGTCAGCTCGTGGCAGTCGGCGGCCAGGTGCACCGCGCCGGGCAGCTCCTGCGCCAGCATCTCGGCCACCCCGCGCACCGACAGCGGGGTCAGCCGGATCCGCCGGAAGTGCGGCTGCCGCAGCAACTCCGTGCGGAAGGCGGGGTGCGCCGGGGCCGCGCCGGTCAGCTCGGTGAACAGCACCAGCACCCGGTGCGCGCGCTGCCTGCGGGTCAGGTCCACCAGCACCCGGACCGAGGCCACGTCCGCGTGGTCCACGTCGTCGATGCTGAGCACCAGCATCGAGTCCTGGGACAGCGCGAGCAGCGTGTCGGCCAGGTCGTGCGCGATCCGCGCCTGGACCCGCTCGGTCACCTCGTTGTCCGGTTCGGTGCGGGTGGCGGTGGCCTGGCCCTCGTCCAGCAGCGCCAGCACCCTGGCCAGCGGCTCCGGCGCCAGTGCCGCGCCTCGCAGCAGCTGGCGCAGCAGGCCGAGCGGCATGTTCCGCTCCGCGCGGGTCCCGGTGGCGGTCAGCAGCAGGGCGCCGGCGGCGCGCGCGTTCTCCCCGAACACGTGCAACAGCTCGGTTTTGCCGCTGGCCACCGGCCCGGTCACCATCGCGACCCGGCCGCGGCCCTCCGCCGTGTCAGCGAGTAATCGTCGCAGGAAGTCCAGCTGTCCGTCCCGCTCGGCCAAGGCCATGCAGGATTCACCCCATCCCCAGTCCCCAGTGGATAGCCCGTTAGGGTGACGGGCTACTCAGTCGGCCGAGGGATGAGAGCTGCGCCACTCCCTCTCTCGACCGAAATTCACCATAACAGGCAGTTTCTGCCAGGTTCGAGCCTAAACAAGTGACGTGAGTCCCAGACCCCCGCGCATCAAATATTCGGTACGTCAGAGCGACGTCAAGTTTGCCGCCGGTTGTCAGCGCACCGTCCCGGCGAACCCTCGGCAGAGCAGCGCGTCCGGGGTGCGCGCCGAGCCGATCCGCCCGGTCCAGGCCACCCCGGCCAGCACCTCGCCGTCCCCGCACTGACCCTTGTGCCGCCCGGGCGCGAACTCCCCGCCGCGGGTGCTCGCCCGGTTGTCGCCCCGGTCGAACCACACCGTGCGGTCCGGCCCGCCTGCCGACCGGCCGGCCGGGGCGCACAGCAGCGCCGAGACCGCCGCCCCGCGCGCGCTGTAACCGATGGCCAGCTGACCGGCCGGGCACTGGAACTTGGTGTAGCCGCTCGCCCAGTCCGCGGTCACGAACCGCTCGTCGGTCACCACCTGGTGTTCGGCAGGCACCGGCAGCGGGCCGCCGGCGTCGGTGCACAGGCCGCGGTTGCCGGTGTGGCTGAGCCCGATCAGCCGCTGACCGTCCGGGCACACCGCCTTGCGCGCGCCGGAGTCCCAGTCCGGCAGCCCGCGCATCCGCATCGACTGCACCAGGTCGCCGTGGTCGATGGCCAGCTGACGCCATTGCGGCACAACGGGAACCGGCCCGGTCTTGCCGGAGGCGGCGATCAGCCTGCGCCAGGCCGGGGCGCGCCAGTCGTCGCCGTCGTCGAGGAACATCCGGTTGCCCGCCGCGTCCCAGTGTGCCAGCGCCCAGCCGTTGCCGCGCCGGTTCTCGTGCCAGCCGACCAGCGGCCAGTAGGCGAAGTCCGCGTCCGCCTTGATGAGCTCGTCCACGAAGTTCTCGAACCAGGCCCTGGGTTTCGCGCCGGTCTCCGCCCGGCCGCCCACGCCGAACTCGCTGACCCACACCGGCGCGGTGAAGTGCTGGCCCTCCTCGGTGACGAAGGAAGCCTGCCGCCGCAACACTTCCGCCAGCTCGGTGCGGCTCAGGTCCTGGTAGCGCGGATCGCTGGTCTCGCCGATCCCGGTGGCCCCGCTGTGGTTCGGCCCGGTGTAGCCGTAGAAGTGCGCGGCGTAGACCAGCTTTCCCGAGCGCGCCAAGGTGTTCGACAGCGTGCGCACCGGTTCCAGCGTCGGCCGCCCGTGCGGTAGGCCGTCGACCGGGATGCCGAACCAGTTGATGCCCTCGATCACGATCAGCAGCTCGGGGTTGGCCTCGCTGAGGATCCGGTCGCCCGCCCGCTGCGCCGCCGCGTGCCAGTCCCTGGCATCGCCGAGACCCCAGTTGGGATCGTCGAGCACGTTGCGCCGCACCTCGTTGTACAGGTCCGCGCCGGCCACCCGGTTGTTGGACCGGTAGCGGCGGGCCATGAACAGCCAGTCCTCCTCCCATTTCTGCGCGGTCTGGGCGGTGTTCCAGCGTTCATTTCCGTCCACTCCGCAGCACCAGCGGCTGGTCGTGGTGTGGTTGTTCAGGAAAACCGCGAACCCGGCCGCGGTCAGTGCGGCCACCACCGCGTCATAGACACCAAGGGGCGTCCTTCCGCGCAGCTGCGGGTTCGCCGCCACTGCCCGATCGGGCACCGGGGCGGTCTCGTGGATCATCTGGTTGGAGAACGGCAGCCGGATGCTGTTGAGCCCCAACGCCTGGAAGCTGCCGATCAGCTCGGCCAGCGGCGCCCGGTCCAGGCCGAGCGGGATGCCGGAGCTCATCTCCCCGGCGTGGTGGTTGGCCGGATCGGTGATCTCGCCGCTGCCGTTGTAGGTGCCGCTGGCGCCGTGCCAGTTCCCGGCGCGCAGTCGAAACCGGTTTCCGTCCGCATCCACCACGTACCGGCCGCGGGTGCTCAACGGTCCGCGCCAGTCATCGGTAAACGCTTGCACCGGCGCCGGAACTGTCAGCAGGGAGGCCAGAACTGTCACAACCACAAGGGCCGAGCTGGGCAGATGCCACTTCATACGGTCATGGTGGCGATGCACACAGTGGCCGCGGAACCGACGAACGGCGGCCAGGTGTATGAATGAACATGGGGTGGGGACCCACGCGAACGAGGGACAAGTGGTGATCTTCTGGGACCGGGTCGACAGCACGATAATCGGGTACTGCGGGGCTGACCAGGTCGAATGGCTACGTCAGCGGCTGACCGAGTTCGCCGCGCTGATCGACTGGCGGACCGCGCAGTACACCACCGACTACCCGCTCGGCGCCGAGCTCGGCCTGCCCCTGCCCACCGGCCCCAGCAACGAACCCGCGCTGGAGTTCCTGCTCCGGATGAACCTGGAGGAGGACCTGCCCGAGGAAGCCAGACTGCTGTGGGAGCCCGACTTCCTCTCCTGGCTGCGCCAGGGCGTGGACCACGCGATCAACGTGCTGCCCGCCGACGGCGCGCCGATCGTGTTGCACGACAACCCGGAGACGCTGCGGCACTGGAACGCGGTGCTGTTCAACCTGCGGGTGGCCTACGCGGTGACCTGGGTGCCCGAGGTCCTGCTGCACGACGAGCTGCCCGAACCGCCAGCCGACCTGCGCCCGCGCTACGACCACGCCCGCTGGCTGTGGGAAGCCGTGCACAGCCTGGCCAACTTCGCCGACGCCTGACCCGCCGACCGCCCCCGCACCGCGTGTTGGCCGTTCCCGTACCGCGTGTTGGCCGATCTCGTACGCAGTCTTGGCCGATCTCGTACGGAGTCTTGGCCGATTGCGTACGCCACAACGGTTGGCCCGCGGCGCACGGCCGCTCACCGCGTCCACAACGGCCAACACCGGGTACGAGATTGGCCAACACTCCGTACGAGATCGGCCAACACGGTGGGGTGGGGTCAGCGGTAGGACTCGATCAGGCGCTTGAGGTGGCGGCCGGTGGTTTCCAGCGGCTCCACGCTGCGGGTGACCTGGGCTGAGACCTCCGCGCCGCTGAGCGCGTTGATCACCGTGCCGGCCAGTTCCCGCGCCAGCTCTTCGTGGTAGCCGCTGGACTTCAGCTTCTCGAACACCAGCCGCTCCCAGTTCGCGAAGGTCTCCGCGCAGGCCCGCTGGATCTCCGGCACCCGGCCCGCGGTCTCCAAGGCGGTCGCGGTGACCGGGCAGCCCTCCTCCCAGCCGGAGTCCCGCAGGTAGGTCCCGTTCATCGCGGCCACCTGGTACACCGCCTCGGCCGGATCCTCGTGCGCGGCCAGGATCTCGGTCAGCATCTCGGCGAACTCCTCGTCCGCGTGCCGGACCGCGGCCACCGCCAGCTCCTGCTTGCCGCCGGGGAAGAAGTGGTACACCGAGCCCAGGGTGGCGCTGGCCTCCCTGGCGATCTGCTTGATGCCGGTGCCCTCGTACCCCTGTCGCTGCATCAGCTTCGACGTGGTGTGCACGATCCGGTCGCGGGTGCCCAGTGCCTCAGTCACCGCCCCATCCTACTAAGTAGAGCGTTCGTTCTAGTGTGTGCTACGGTCCAATCACTAAGTAGAGCGTTCGTTCTAGAGGAGGGACTTCCTGTGGGGAAGGCAGTGACGATCGTGGGTCTGGGGCCGATGGGGCAGGCCATGGCCGCGGCTTACCTGGACCGCGGTTACGCGGTGACGGTGTGGAACCGGACCGCGAGCAAGGCGGACGCGCTGGTGGCCAAGGGCGCGGTGCGCGCGGAGACGGTGGCCGCGGCGCTCAAGGCCGGCGGGCCGGTGATCCTCAGCCTCACCGAGCACACCGCGATGTACGCGATCCTGGAACAGGCCACCGACGCCCTGGACGGCGTGGTGCTGATCAACCTCAGCTCCGACACCCCGGCCAAGTCCAGGGCCGCGGCCGAGTGGGCGACCGGGCACGGCGCGGCCTACCTGACCGGCGGCGTGCAGGTGCCGCCGTACCTGATCGCGACCGAGGGCGCGGCCAGCTTCTACAGCGGCCCCAAGGAGTTGTTCGAGGCGCACCGGGAGACCCTGGAGGTCATCACCGCGGCGGACTACCGCGGCGAGGACCAGGGCCTGGCCCCGCTGTACTACCAGATCATGATCACCATCTTCTGGACCAACATGACCGCGCACGTGCAGGCGCTGGCCATGGCCGAGGCCAACGGGATCAGCGCGATGGAGTACCTGCCCTACGCGCGCAACGCCGCCGACATCGGGCCGATCTTCATGGAGATGACCTCGAAGGAGGTCGACGCCCGCGAGTACCCCGGCGCGGACGCGACCCTGCTGATGAACCTCGCCAGCGCCGAGCACGCGCTGGAGACCGCGCGGGACTCCGGCGTGGACACCGCGCTGCCCGCCACGGTCGCGGCGATCTTCCGCCGCGCGGTGGACGCCGGGTACGGCCAGAACGGGTTCACCAGCGTCTTCGAGGTGCTGCGCAAGCAGGACGCCTGAGCCCGGTTCCTACGACTGGCAGGTGATGGCCGGATCCGCCTCGCTGGGGACTCGGGCGCATGCCCCCGCCGCCTAGCGTTGAGCAGGCAATGCAGGGAAGTCCAGCGGCCCGGTCACGAGTCGCGGAGCAGGGGAGTGGACATGCGCGTCACGCTGGAGGTTCTCGGGTGGATCGCCCTGGTGAACGGGGTGGGGTCCTTCATCTCCCGTCAGGTCAACGGGAAGGATTGGTTCCTGATGAGAACCTTCAGTGAGTACCAGCCCGCGGCCAACGTGGTGGTCGCGGTGATCGGTGTCGCGCTGCTGGTCGCCAGTTTCTCCATGAAAAGGAGCGAACAGCGCGCATGACGCTTCGTGTCCTAGGTCGCTTCGCGCGGTTTTGCCGCCGGAGCGGCCCAGGTCGCCGTTATCCCGGTATTTCGCTCAAGGGAGCAGTCCGGCCGCTCGCGCCGCCAGCACCGCGCCGCCGCGGTCACTCACCTTGAGTTTGGTGAACATGCGCTGCAGGTAAGTTTTCACCGTCGGTTCGGTCACCGACAACCGCTGCGCGATCTCCCCGGTGCGGTTTCCGGTGGCCACCAGCCGCAGCACCTGGAGCTCCCGCGCGGACAGCCTCGGCGTGCTGCCGCCGTCGCGCACCCTGGCCACCAGTTGCGGCAGCAGCGAGGTGGAGATGGGGGTGCCGCCGTTGCCCGCGCCGCGCACCGCGTTGATCAGCTCCGCACTGCCGGAGGACTTGAGCACGAACCCCCGCGCGCCCGCTTCCAGCGCCCTGACCACCTGGTTCCGGTCGTTAGAGAAGGCCAGCAGCGGGATCCGGGGGAACACCCTGGCCGCCTTGCGGATGACCTCGACCCCGTCTCCGGTAGCACCCGTGGCGGCGATCTCGACCAGCAGCACGTCCGGGGTCTCGACCGCGATACCCCTGGCGGCCTGCTCCCAGCTGCCTGCCCATCCGGAGAGGTAGATGTCGGACTGGTCCCAGAACGCGGCGCGCAGCCCCTGGGCCACGACCGGTTCCGGATCGATGAGGTAGACCTTGAATTCACGGGTGCTGGGGTGCGTCAGGTGGTGTACCTGGAGCTGAGTGTTCATCGCATTCCCGAGGTCGATGGCGGTGGATGACATCGGGTGTCACCCTGATCGGAGTACAAGTTCGTCGACTTGGCGGTGGACATCTTTTGTGTTCCGATGGTCTGCGGTTCTCGTTCTCCCTGGCCTCCCCGGTCGCGACGCTTTTTCGTGGGTGAACGCTAAACTTTTTTGTGAGTGTATCACGTTTGTGTATTTACGTTTGTATTCGCTTCGAACTTTTTATTCCAGGTAACCTGCGCACTCCTTGTCAACACGAGTTGCGCGGCCTTCCGCACACCGTCGGCGCGGACTTCGGCGGCCACCTCGCGGGCCCGGCTGGCAGTTTCCGGACACAGCGCCCTGCCCAGCGCGACGTCCAGTGATCGCAGCTCCGGGGCCTCCGCGCCGATCCCGAGCGCCTCGACCCGCCCGGCCCAGTAGTGCTGGTCGTAGTGCTGAGGCAGTACGACCTGCGGCGCCCCGGCCCGCGCCGCGGTGCTGGTGGTGCCCGCGCCGCCGTGGTGCACCACGGCGGCCACCTGCTGGAACAGGACCCGGTGGTTGGCCTCGCCGATCACCAGGCAGTCGGCGGCGCCGCCCGGCCCCGCCAATCCGGCCCAGCCACGGGAGATGATCGCCCGCCGCCCAGTTGCCCGCACCGCCGCCACCATCGCCACCCCGGCGTCCGTGCCGTCGATCCCGGAGTAGCTGCCGAGCCTGAAGTAGACCGGCGGCTCGCCCGCCCGGATAAAGGATTCAACGTCGGCCGGTAGCGCCCGCTCATCCGGCAGCAGCCAGGCACCCGTCTGGTCAGCCGCCGGAGGACCCGGTGCCAGGAGGGGATCGGCGGCCAGCAACGGCTGCTCGGTCAGCACGTGCTCGCGCACCGCCAGGACCGGGGTCAGCCCGGCGGCCACCCGGTGCGCGTTGAGCGCGGGCCCCCAGACCTCGTGCCAGCGCCGCGCGTCCGCTGCCCACAGCTGGTCGGGGTCACCCGTCTCGCGCGGCCACCCCGGCCACGGCGCGGGCGCGAGCCGCGAGCAGGGCAGCGCGGCCGGGCAGAACTCGGCGTGCGCGTACCCGATCCCGGCCAGCTCGGCCACCGACCGCGCTGCCACCAGCACCGCCCCGCACCCCACCGGCACATCGCAGTCCCGCGCCGCCCCTGGCAACGCCGCGAACTGTGCCGCCACGGCGTTCTCCGCGGCCCGCAGCCGCCCCGCCGGCGTGCTCAGGTCCCATCCGCTGTCCCGCATCCGCGGCCCCACCGGCACCGCGGGAATCCCCCATCCCGCGACCCAGTCGCACAGATCCGGCGACACGCACACCCGCACTCCGCAGCCCATCTCCTTGAGCCGCAACGCCAACGCCACCACCGGCTGCACCTCACCCCGCGACCCCATGGTCGCCAGCAACACCCGCACACACCCTCCTCGGCTCGATCACTGCGCCACACAGTATCTGCGTCACGCAGTAATTGTGTCACGCAGTCTTCGCTGCTACCGTGTCCGTGTGGCGAAGAAGCGCGTGGGCAAAGCGGCTCAACAGGTCCTGGCCGCCCTCCCGGACTGGGGCAACACCACCGCCCAGCTCAACGCCGAGATCGCCGCCGACATGGGCGTCACCCTCACCGACCTGGACTGCCTGCACGCCCTCAACCAGCACGGCCCCAGCACCGCCACCGGTCTCGCCGCGCACGTCGGCCTCACCTCCGGGTCGGTCTCCCGGATGATCGACCGGCTGGCGACCGCCGGATGCGTGGTCCGCGTGCCGGATCCCGGCGACCGGCGACGGGTGCTGATCGAGCCGACCGCCGAGGGACTGGCCCGGGTGCGGGCCTACTACCAGCGGCTGGCCGAGCACACCACGGGGGACCTGGGCGAGTTCACGGAGGCTGAGTTGCGGGTGGTGCTGCGGTTCATCCATCGGGTGCGGGACAACACCGCGGCCGAACTGGCCAGGATGCGCGAACTGACCTACCGGTCGGCCGGGCGCTGAAGCTTGGCCAGTAACCGACGCGTGCGCTGCGAGTGCCGGTGTTTCGGCCCG from Crossiella sp. CA-258035 harbors:
- a CDS encoding response regulator transcription factor; this translates as MSSTAIDLGNAMNTQLQVHHLTHPSTREFKVYLIDPEPVVAQGLRAAFWDQSDIYLSGWAGSWEQAARGIAVETPDVLLVEIAATGATGDGVEVIRKAARVFPRIPLLAFSNDRNQVVRALEAGARGFVLKSSGSAELINAVRGAGNGGTPISTSLLPQLVARVRDGGSTPRLSARELQVLRLVATGNRTGEIAQRLSVTEPTVKTYLQRMFTKLKVSDRGGAVLAARAAGLLP
- a CDS encoding glycosyltransferase, which gives rise to MRVLLATMGSRGEVQPVVALALRLKEMGCGVRVCVSPDLCDWVAGWGIPAVPVGPRMRDSGWDLSTPAGRLRAAENAVAAQFAALPGAARDCDVPVGCGAVLVAARSVAELAGIGYAHAEFCPAALPCSRLAPAPWPGWPRETGDPDQLWAADARRWHEVWGPALNAHRVAAGLTPVLAVREHVLTEQPLLAADPLLAPGPPAADQTGAWLLPDERALPADVESFIRAGEPPVYFRLGSYSGIDGTDAGVAMVAAVRATGRRAIISRGWAGLAGPGGAADCLVIGEANHRVLFQQVAAVVHHGGAGTTSTAARAGAPQVVLPQHYDQHYWAGRVEALGIGAEAPELRSLDVALGRALCPETASRAREVAAEVRADGVRKAAQLVLTRSAQVTWNKKFEANTNVNTQT
- a CDS encoding NAD(P)-binding domain-containing protein gives rise to the protein MTIVGLGPMGQAMAAAYLDRGYAVTVWNRTASKADALVAKGAVRAETVAAALKAGGPVILSLTEHTAMYAILEQATDALDGVVLINLSSDTPAKSRAAAEWATGHGAAYLTGGVQVPPYLIATEGAASFYSGPKELFEAHRETLEVITAADYRGEDQGLAPLYYQIMITIFWTNMTAHVQALAMAEANGISAMEYLPYARNAADIGPIFMEMTSKEVDAREYPGADATLLMNLASAEHALETARDSGVDTALPATVAAIFRRAVDAGYGQNGFTSVFEVLRKQDA
- a CDS encoding DegT/DnrJ/EryC1/StrS family aminotransferase gives rise to the protein MTVPFLDLKAPHEELRAGLDAAYRRVLDSGWFLLGPELAAFEAEFAAYCEAEHCVAVGSGCDALELVLRALDIGPGDEVIVPSATFIASWLAVSAVGATPVPVEPDEQTQLIDPKQVEAAITARTKAIMPVHLYGQPADIDALGEIAAAHGLHVVEDAAQAHGARYKGRRVGAGSLAAGFSFYPGKNLGALGDGGAVVTSSAELADKLRLLRNYGSRVKYQHEIQATNSRLDELQAAMLRVKLPVLDRWNARRQQIAERYLRELAGIDGLALPVVAEWAEPVWHLFVVRCEHRESVQERLTAAGIGTLIHYPVPVHRSPAYASGAWGELPVAERLAEQVLSLPIGPHLPDEQVDAVISAVRAAFAAE
- a CDS encoding cellulase family glycosylhydrolase, with the translated sequence MSTRGRYVVDADGNRFRLRAGNWHGASGTYNGSGEITDPANHHAGEMSSGIPLGLDRAPLAELIGSFQALGLNSIRLPFSNQMIHETAPVPDRAVAANPQLRGRTPLGVYDAVVAALTAAGFAVFLNNHTTTSRWCCGVDGNERWNTAQTAQKWEEDWLFMARRYRSNNRVAGADLYNEVRRNVLDDPNWGLGDARDWHAAAQRAGDRILSEANPELLIVIEGINWFGIPVDGLPHGRPTLEPVRTLSNTLARSGKLVYAAHFYGYTGPNHSGATGIGETSDPRYQDLSRTELAEVLRRQASFVTEEGQHFTAPVWVSEFGVGGRAETGAKPRAWFENFVDELIKADADFAYWPLVGWHENRRGNGWALAHWDAAGNRMFLDDGDDWRAPAWRRLIAASGKTGPVPVVPQWRQLAIDHGDLVQSMRMRGLPDWDSGARKAVCPDGQRLIGLSHTGNRGLCTDAGGPLPVPAEHQVVTDERFVTADWASGYTKFQCPAGQLAIGYSARGAAVSALLCAPAGRSAGGPDRTVWFDRGDNRASTRGGEFAPGRHKGQCGDGEVLAGVAWTGRIGSARTPDALLCRGFAGTVR
- a CDS encoding LuxR family transcriptional regulator, translated to MALAERDGQLDFLRRLLADTAEGRGRVAMVTGPVASGKTELLHVFGENARAAGALLLTATGTRAERNMPLGLLRQLLRGAALAPEPLARVLALLDEGQATATRTEPDNEVTERVQARIAHDLADTLLALSQDSMLVLSIDDVDHADVASVRVLVDLTRRQRAHRVLVLFTELTGAAPAHPAFRTELLRQPHFRRIRLTPLSVRGVAEMLAQELPGAVHLAADCHELTGGNPLLVRALVEDQHSALTPGGLSVGEAFSQAVLACLHRSNPSLLRAAQGIAVLGDTETEPLAGLLELPPQTVSQAVDTLLGAGLARRGGFRHPAVGAAVLADLSAADRAELHLRAAHRLHLAGEPPAPIAEHLLAAGRISGQWAVQVLWSAGEHALTEDRVEYAVECLELAHRSSTDDQNRATIRMMLVGLARRANPAVVARHLAELTEALRKGTLNTRDALTSVRCLLLHGRNDEAAEALNQLSATVGQTDRQTALELAVTREWMYSMHPPLLSRLPEAELTPEAISLGAVRDPRLQTGLALRRVIADGPEETAIMDAEQVLQGSRLSEKTFDALVSALMVLYFADRLDKALPWADALLAESAERNAPGWHAMFASARAAMALRQGDLPGAELHARAALRHTTPHTWGVAVGGPLGSLIVALTEMGKLAEAEELLNLPTPDAMLESTFGLQYLSARGRCHLAADRLYAALGDFRLCGELMAEWGMDRPSFVPWRSDAAEVLIRLGKQHEARALLEEQLAMDCGGRPRIRGVALRLLASISEPHRRTQLLTEAVELSRAGGDRLQLARALGELSRAQLDADSTQARMTLRRAWHLARECQASPLCEELVPGQAGVEAEVPPAPVEVDADRMTALSDAEQRVAALAAQGHTNRQIASKLCITISTVEQHLTRVYKKLNVTRRADLPAGLHSPDAAVSA
- a CDS encoding TetR/AcrR family transcriptional regulator, yielding MTEALGTRDRIVHTTSKLMQRQGYEGTGIKQIAREASATLGSVYHFFPGGKQELAVAAVRHADEEFAEMLTEILAAHEDPAEAVYQVAAMNGTYLRDSGWEEGCPVTATALETAGRVPEIQRACAETFANWERLVFEKLKSSGYHEELARELAGTVINALSGAEVSAQVTRSVEPLETTGRHLKRLIESYR
- a CDS encoding FdtA/QdtA family cupin domain-containing protein — encoded protein: MPAYKNEEGILVGKVEPCRMVDLPEHNDPRGNLCVVEAGKEIKFDIKRVYYLYDLPATTIRGAHGHRNLEQLIVAVHGKFDITVDDGEYRDRFHLDNPSRGLYVGPMVWRNLINFSPGAVGLVLASTHYDEADYYREYADFQRDARKL
- a CDS encoding MarR family transcriptional regulator, whose amino-acid sequence is MAKKRVGKAAQQVLAALPDWGNTTAQLNAEIAADMGVTLTDLDCLHALNQHGPSTATGLAAHVGLTSGSVSRMIDRLATAGCVVRVPDPGDRRRVLIEPTAEGLARVRAYYQRLAEHTTGDLGEFTEAELRVVLRFIHRVRDNTAAELARMRELTYRSAGR